In Zingiber officinale cultivar Zhangliang chromosome 6A, Zo_v1.1, whole genome shotgun sequence, a single genomic region encodes these proteins:
- the LOC121997319 gene encoding 14-3-3-like protein GF14-C translates to MSQESSREDNVYLAKLAEQAERYEEMVDFMEKVAKTVDVKELTVEERNLLSVAYKNVIGARRASWRIISSIEQKEESRGNEGHVSSIKEYRGKIETELSKICDGILQLLDSHLVPSSTAAESKVFYLKMKGDYHRYLAEFKTGDERKEAAESTLQAYKSAQDIALAELAPTHPIRLGLALNFSVFYYEIVNSPDRACSLAKQAFDEAISELDTLSEESYKDSTLIMQLLRDNLTLWTSDITEDVGDEIKEAPKRESGEGQ, encoded by the exons ATGTCGCAGGAATCATCCCGTGAGGACAATGTTTACTTGGCCAAGCTAGCCGAGCAAGCTGAACGCTATGAGGAAATGGTTGACTTCATGGAGAAGGTTGCAAAGACGGTTGACGTGAAAGAGCTTACAGTGGAGGAGCGCAATCTCCTTTCTGTGGCCTACAAAAATGTTATTGGGGCTCGCCGTGCGTCGTGGCGCATCATCTCCTCCATTGAACAGAAGGAAGAGAGCCGCGGGAATGAGGGGCATGTTTCCTCGATCAAGGAGTATCGTGGCAAGATTGAAACGGAGCTCAGCAAGATCTGCGATGGAATTCTGCAATTGCTTGATTCTCATCTCGTACCTTCTTCCACTGCTGCAGAGTCCAAGGTGTTTTACTTGAAGATGAAGGGGGATTACCACAG GTACCTTGCGGAATTCAAGACTGGagatgagagaaaggaggctGCAGAGAGTACACTGCAAGCGTACAAGTCTGCTCAG GACATTGCCCTGGCTGAACTGGCTCCAACTCATCCTATTAGGCTAGGTCTGGCTCTTAATTTCTCAGTATTCTACTATGAAATTGTgaactctcctgatcgggctTGCAGCCTGGCAAAACAG GCTTTTGATGAGGCTATCTCAGAGTTGGACACTCTCAgtgaggaatcttacaaagatAGCACATTGATCATGCAACTTCTTCGTGACAACCTAACCTTATGGACCTCTGATATTACT GAGGATGTTGGAGATGAGATCAAAGAGGCCCCAAAGCGTGAATCCGGGGAAGGACAGTAA